Proteins encoded within one genomic window of Procambarus clarkii isolate CNS0578487 chromosome 31, FALCON_Pclarkii_2.0, whole genome shotgun sequence:
- the LOC138370174 gene encoding putative testis-expressed protein 13C, whose product MSHKIPQDSTTSNKVSQCPPQGLTRSYNVPQGLTRSHKVPQDLTRSHKVQQGLTKSPTRSHKVPQGPTKSHMVSKGPTRSNKISQCPPQRHTRSHKIPQDLKMSHKVPQGLTKSPKRSHKVPQRPIMSHKVPQGPTRSHKVQQDPSMSHKIPQDSTTSNKVSQRPTRSHKISQDLTRSHKLQQGLTKSPTRSHKVPQSPTRYHTLPKGPTRSNKVSQCPPQGHIRSHKVPQDLKMSHKVPQGLTRSNKVSQCPSHFLIRSHKVSQGLTTSHKVPQGLTRFHKVSQGPTSSHKVSQGFTRSNKVSQGPTRSHKVQQGLTRSHNLPQEPKTSRKVPQGPPRSHKVQQDFTMSHKVQQDLTRSRKVAHDLTRSYNVPQEPTTSYKVPQGLTRSNHVSQRPTRSHNVSEGPTRSHKVSQGPTRSHKVPQGSPTRPPQGPTRSHKVPQGFTRTHKVPQGLTRSH is encoded by the coding sequence ATGTCCCACAAGATCCCACAAGATTCCACAACGTCCAACAAGGTCTCACAATGTCCCCCACAAGGTCTCACAAGGTCCTACAATGTCCCACAAGGTCTCACAAGGTCACACAAGGTCCCACAAGATCTCACAAGGTCTCACAAGGTCCAACAAGGTCTCACGAAGTCCCCCACAAGGTctcacaaggtcccacaaggtcccacaaagTCTCACATGGTCTCTAAaggtcccacaaggtccaacAAGATCTCACAATGTCCCCCACAACGGCATACAAGGTCCCACAAGATCCCACAAGATCTCAAAATGTCCCATAAGGTCCCACAAGGTCTCACAAAGTCCCCCAAAAGGTCTCACAAGGTTCCACAACGTCCCATAATgtcccacaaggtcccacaaggtccaacAAGGTCTCACAAGGTCCAACAAGATCCCTCAATGTCCCACAAGATCCCACAAGATTCCACAACGTCCAACAAGGTCTCACAACGTCCCACAAGGTCTCACAAGATCTCACAAGATCTCACAAGATCTCACAAGCTCCAACAAGGTCTTACGAAGTCCCCCACAAGGTCTCACAAGGTTCCACAGAGTCCCACAAGGTATCACACTCTCCCAAAaggtcccacaaggtccaacAAGGTCTCACAATGTCCCCCACAAGGTCACATAAGatcccacaaggtcccacaagatCTCAAAATGTCCCATAAGGTCCCACAAGGTCTCACAAGGTCCAACAAGGTCTCCCAATGTCCCTCACATTTTCTCATAAGGTCCCACAAGGTCTCACAAGGTCTCACAACgtcccacaaggtcccacaaggtctTACAAGGTTTCACAAGGTCTCGCAAGGTCCCACAAGTTCTCACAAGGTCTCACAAGGTTTCACAAGGTCCAACAAGGTCTCACAAGGTCCAACAAGGTCTCACAAGGTCCAACAAGGTCTCACAAGGTCCCATAATCTCCCACAAGAGCCCAAAACATCCCGTAAGGTCCCACAAGGTCCACCAAGGTCTCACAAGGTCCAACAAGATTTCACAATGTCTCACAAGGTCCAACAAGATCTCACAAGGTCTCGCAAGGTCGCTCACGATCTCACAAGGTCCTACAATGTCCCACAAGAGCCCACAACGTCCTATAAGGTCCCACAAGGTCTCACGAGGTCCAACCACGTCTCACAACGTCCCACAAGATCTCACAACGTCTCAGAAGGGCCCACAAGGTCTCACAAGGTCTCACAAGGTCCAACAAGGTctcacaaggtcccacaaggttCCCCCACAAGGCcgccacaaggtcccacaaggtcccacaaggtcccacaaggttTTACTAGGacccacaaggtcccacaaggtctcACAAGATCTCACTAg